From Piliocolobus tephrosceles isolate RC106 chromosome Y, ASM277652v3, whole genome shotgun sequence, a single genomic window includes:
- the DDX3Y gene encoding ATP-dependent RNA helicase DDX3Y isoform X2 has product MNHVGVKNDPELDQQLANLDLNSSEKQSGGASTASKGRYIPPHLRNREASKGFHDKDSSGWSCSKNKDAYSSFGSRDSRGKSGYFSERGSGSRGRYDDRGRSDYDGIGNRDRTGFGRFERSGHSRWCDKSDEDDWSKPLPPSERELFSGGNTGINFEKYDDIPVEATGSNCPPHIENFNDIDMGEIIMGNIELTRYTRPTPVQKHAIPIIKGKRDLMACAQTGSGKTAAFLLPILSQIYTDGPGEALKAVKENGRYGRRKQYPISLVLAPTRELAVQIYEEARKFSYRSRVRPCVVYGGADIGQQIRDLERGCHLLVATPGRLVDMMERGKIGLDFCKYLVLDEADRILDMGFEPQIRRIVEQDTMPPKGIRHTMMFSATFPKEIQILARDFLDEYIFLAVGRVGSTSENITQKVVWVEDLDKRSFLLDLLGATGRDSLTLVFVETKKGADSLEDFLYHEGYACTSIHGDRSQRDREEALHQFRSGKSPILVATAVAARGLDISNVRHVINFDLPSDIGEYVHRIGRTGRVGNLGLATSFFNEKNMNITKDLLDLLVEAKQEVPSWLENMAYEHHYKGANRGHSKRFSGGFGARDYRQSSGSSSSGFSSSRGSNSRSGGGGYGNSRGFGGGGYGGFYNSDGYGGNDNSQGVDWWGN; this is encoded by the exons aagggCGCTATATACCTCCACACTTAAGGAACAGAGAAGCATCTAAAG GATTCCATGATAAAGACAGTTCAGGTTGGAGTTGCAGCAAAAATAAGGATGCATATAGCAGTTTTGGGTCTCGAGATTCTAGAGGAAAGTCTGGTTATTTCAGTGAACGTGGAAGTGGATCAAGGGGAAG ATATGATGATCGTGGACGGAGTGACTATGATGGTATTGGCAATCGTGACAGAACTGGCTTTGGCCGATTTGAACGGAGTGGACACAGTCGGTGGTGTGACAAGTCAGATGAAGATGATTGGTCAAAACCACTTCCACCAAGTGAACG agaacTGTTTTCTGGAGGAAACACAGGGATTAACTTTGAGAAATACGACGATATACCAGTAGAGGCAACCGGCAGTAACTGTCCTCCACATATTGAAAAT TTTAATGATATTGACATGGGAGAAATTATCATGGGGAACATTGAACTTACTCGCTATACTCGTCCTACTCCAGTGCAAAAACATGCCATTCCTATTATTAAGGGAAAAAGAGACTTAATGGCTTGTGCCCAAACAG gatCTGGGAAAACTGCAGCATTTCTTTTACCTATACTGAGTCAGATATATACAGATGGTCCAGGAGAAGCTTTGAAGGCTGTGAAG gaaaatGGAAGGTATGGGCGCCGCAAACAATACCCAATATCCTTGGTTTTAGCCCCAACAAGAGAATTGGCTGTACAGATCTATGAGGAAGCCAGAAAA TTTTCCTACCGATCTAGAGTTCGTCCTTGTGTAGTTTATGGTGGTGCTGATATTGGTCAGCAGATCCGGGACTTAGAACGTGGATGCCACTTGTTAGTAGCCACTCCAGGACGTCTAGTGGATATGATGGAAAGAGGAAAGATTGGATTAGACTTCTGCAA GTACTTAGTGTTGGATGAAGCTGATAGGATACTGGATATGGGATTTGAACCTCAGATACGTCGTATAGTTGAACAAGATACTATGCCACCAAAGGGCATTCGTCACACCATGATGTTTAGTGCTACTTTTCCTAAGGAAATACAG ATTCTTGCTCGTGACTTTTTGGATGAATATATCTTTTTGGCTGTAGGCAGAGTAGGCTCTACCTCTGAGAACATCACACAGAAAGTAGTTTGGGTGGAAGACTTAGATAAACGGTCATTTTTGCTGGACCTGTTAGGTGCAACAG GAAGGGATTCGCTGACTTTAGTGTTTGTGGAGACCAAAAAGGGAGCAGATTCCCTGGAGGATTTCTTATACCATGAAGGATATGCCTGTACCAGTATTCATGGAGACCGGTCACAGAGAGATCGAGAGGAGGCCCTTCACCAGTTTCGCTCAGGGAAAAGCCCAATTCTAGTGGCTACAgct gtGGCAGCACGAGGACTAGACATTTCAAATGTGAGACATGTTATCAATTTTGATTTGCCAAGTGATATTGGAGAATATGTTCATCGTATTGGCCGTACAGGACGTGTAGGAAACCTGG GCCTTGCCACCTCattctttaatgaaaaaaatatgaatattacaAAGGATTTGTTGGATCTTCTTGTAGAAGCTAAACAAGAAGTGCCTTCTTGGTTGGAAAATATGGCTTATGAACACCACTACAAGGGTGCCAATCGTGGACATTCTAAAAG ATTCAGTGGAGGATTTGGTGCCAGAGACTATCGACAGAGTAGTGGTTCCAGCAGTTCTGGCTTTAGTAGTAGTCGTGGAAGCAACAGCCGCAGTGGTGGAGGTGGTTACGGCAACAGCAGAGGATTTGGTGGAG GTGGCTATGGAGGCTTCTACAATAGTGATGGATATGGAGGAAATGATAACTCCCAGGGGGTTGACTGGTGGGGCAACTGA
- the DDX3Y gene encoding ATP-dependent RNA helicase DDX3Y isoform X1 codes for MNHVGVKNDPELDQQLANLDLNSSEKQSGGASTASKGRYIPPHLRNREASKGFHDKDSSGWSCSKNKDAYSSFGSRDSRGKSGYFSERGSGSRGRYDDRGRSDYDGIGNRDRTGFGRFERSGHSRWCDKSDEDDWSKPLPPSERLEQELFSGGNTGINFEKYDDIPVEATGSNCPPHIENFNDIDMGEIIMGNIELTRYTRPTPVQKHAIPIIKGKRDLMACAQTGSGKTAAFLLPILSQIYTDGPGEALKAVKENGRYGRRKQYPISLVLAPTRELAVQIYEEARKFSYRSRVRPCVVYGGADIGQQIRDLERGCHLLVATPGRLVDMMERGKIGLDFCKYLVLDEADRILDMGFEPQIRRIVEQDTMPPKGIRHTMMFSATFPKEIQILARDFLDEYIFLAVGRVGSTSENITQKVVWVEDLDKRSFLLDLLGATGRDSLTLVFVETKKGADSLEDFLYHEGYACTSIHGDRSQRDREEALHQFRSGKSPILVATAVAARGLDISNVRHVINFDLPSDIGEYVHRIGRTGRVGNLGLATSFFNEKNMNITKDLLDLLVEAKQEVPSWLENMAYEHHYKGANRGHSKRFSGGFGARDYRQSSGSSSSGFSSSRGSNSRSGGGGYGNSRGFGGGGYGGFYNSDGYGGNDNSQGVDWWGN; via the exons aagggCGCTATATACCTCCACACTTAAGGAACAGAGAAGCATCTAAAG GATTCCATGATAAAGACAGTTCAGGTTGGAGTTGCAGCAAAAATAAGGATGCATATAGCAGTTTTGGGTCTCGAGATTCTAGAGGAAAGTCTGGTTATTTCAGTGAACGTGGAAGTGGATCAAGGGGAAG ATATGATGATCGTGGACGGAGTGACTATGATGGTATTGGCAATCGTGACAGAACTGGCTTTGGCCGATTTGAACGGAGTGGACACAGTCGGTGGTGTGACAAGTCAGATGAAGATGATTGGTCAAAACCACTTCCACCAAGTGAACGGTTGGAGCA agaacTGTTTTCTGGAGGAAACACAGGGATTAACTTTGAGAAATACGACGATATACCAGTAGAGGCAACCGGCAGTAACTGTCCTCCACATATTGAAAAT TTTAATGATATTGACATGGGAGAAATTATCATGGGGAACATTGAACTTACTCGCTATACTCGTCCTACTCCAGTGCAAAAACATGCCATTCCTATTATTAAGGGAAAAAGAGACTTAATGGCTTGTGCCCAAACAG gatCTGGGAAAACTGCAGCATTTCTTTTACCTATACTGAGTCAGATATATACAGATGGTCCAGGAGAAGCTTTGAAGGCTGTGAAG gaaaatGGAAGGTATGGGCGCCGCAAACAATACCCAATATCCTTGGTTTTAGCCCCAACAAGAGAATTGGCTGTACAGATCTATGAGGAAGCCAGAAAA TTTTCCTACCGATCTAGAGTTCGTCCTTGTGTAGTTTATGGTGGTGCTGATATTGGTCAGCAGATCCGGGACTTAGAACGTGGATGCCACTTGTTAGTAGCCACTCCAGGACGTCTAGTGGATATGATGGAAAGAGGAAAGATTGGATTAGACTTCTGCAA GTACTTAGTGTTGGATGAAGCTGATAGGATACTGGATATGGGATTTGAACCTCAGATACGTCGTATAGTTGAACAAGATACTATGCCACCAAAGGGCATTCGTCACACCATGATGTTTAGTGCTACTTTTCCTAAGGAAATACAG ATTCTTGCTCGTGACTTTTTGGATGAATATATCTTTTTGGCTGTAGGCAGAGTAGGCTCTACCTCTGAGAACATCACACAGAAAGTAGTTTGGGTGGAAGACTTAGATAAACGGTCATTTTTGCTGGACCTGTTAGGTGCAACAG GAAGGGATTCGCTGACTTTAGTGTTTGTGGAGACCAAAAAGGGAGCAGATTCCCTGGAGGATTTCTTATACCATGAAGGATATGCCTGTACCAGTATTCATGGAGACCGGTCACAGAGAGATCGAGAGGAGGCCCTTCACCAGTTTCGCTCAGGGAAAAGCCCAATTCTAGTGGCTACAgct gtGGCAGCACGAGGACTAGACATTTCAAATGTGAGACATGTTATCAATTTTGATTTGCCAAGTGATATTGGAGAATATGTTCATCGTATTGGCCGTACAGGACGTGTAGGAAACCTGG GCCTTGCCACCTCattctttaatgaaaaaaatatgaatattacaAAGGATTTGTTGGATCTTCTTGTAGAAGCTAAACAAGAAGTGCCTTCTTGGTTGGAAAATATGGCTTATGAACACCACTACAAGGGTGCCAATCGTGGACATTCTAAAAG ATTCAGTGGAGGATTTGGTGCCAGAGACTATCGACAGAGTAGTGGTTCCAGCAGTTCTGGCTTTAGTAGTAGTCGTGGAAGCAACAGCCGCAGTGGTGGAGGTGGTTACGGCAACAGCAGAGGATTTGGTGGAG GTGGCTATGGAGGCTTCTACAATAGTGATGGATATGGAGGAAATGATAACTCCCAGGGGGTTGACTGGTGGGGCAACTGA